A stretch of Crossiella cryophila DNA encodes these proteins:
- a CDS encoding lanthionine synthetase C family protein, which produces MRQLSEHAAVDQGATTGLVHSWHGTVPAELAGRATAAALEVARRSVDPERVVELVMAAADQAVHPNGWAYHGFAHGHAGLALVQVLAAEATTGDADRRAALAAAFTYIREAVAGTAGTPLTEPGVLAGTSGLALGLAACVRAEPRFGPSLDRLHEQLAAQVLELPLPRVERGVSDSDYDMVSGAAGILSYLCGIEEPGPGVRAAAEHLIDYLVWLGAPPRDLTLTRRWLISPDLCQGERDHPNGHLNVGLAHGIPGPLAALATAWLAGYRRPGQDTALRLMLGWVQTLRRTDEHGPVWPSEVPIDDTGAETRPGQPEDQIAWCYGTAGVAVALLPVAEALGDDSLRALAIESFEAVLGRFAERPVRSPTFCHGIAGLLVLCLEFAAHGSQLAAAWTPRLLESLLAQADPELPVLFRDQEKPGVFVDSPSLLSGSAGIALALLAATAPRRPSWFRAFLTR; this is translated from the coding sequence GTGCGCCAGTTGTCCGAGCACGCCGCGGTTGACCAGGGCGCCACGACCGGCCTGGTGCACAGCTGGCACGGCACTGTCCCGGCAGAATTGGCAGGCCGGGCCACCGCGGCCGCGCTGGAGGTCGCGCGCCGCAGCGTCGATCCGGAGCGGGTCGTCGAGCTGGTGATGGCCGCCGCCGACCAGGCCGTGCACCCCAACGGCTGGGCCTATCACGGCTTCGCGCACGGACACGCCGGACTCGCGCTGGTGCAGGTGCTCGCCGCCGAGGCGACCACCGGGGACGCCGACCGCCGCGCCGCACTGGCGGCCGCGTTCACCTACATCCGGGAGGCGGTGGCCGGTACCGCCGGCACCCCGTTGACCGAGCCCGGCGTGCTCGCGGGCACCAGCGGACTCGCGCTGGGCCTGGCCGCCTGCGTGCGGGCCGAGCCGCGGTTCGGCCCGAGCCTGGACCGGCTGCACGAGCAGCTGGCCGCCCAGGTCCTGGAGCTGCCGTTGCCGCGGGTGGAGCGCGGGGTGAGCGATTCCGACTACGACATGGTCAGCGGGGCCGCCGGCATCCTGTCCTACCTGTGCGGCATCGAGGAGCCGGGACCGGGCGTGCGCGCCGCGGCCGAGCACCTGATCGACTACCTGGTGTGGCTGGGCGCTCCCCCGCGCGACCTCACGCTGACCCGCCGCTGGCTGATCAGCCCCGACCTGTGCCAAGGCGAGCGCGACCACCCCAACGGCCACCTCAACGTCGGGCTGGCGCACGGCATCCCCGGTCCGCTGGCCGCGCTGGCCACCGCCTGGCTGGCCGGTTACCGGCGGCCGGGGCAGGACACCGCGTTGCGCCTGATGCTGGGCTGGGTGCAGACCCTGCGCCGCACCGACGAGCACGGCCCGGTCTGGCCCAGCGAGGTGCCCATCGACGACACTGGCGCGGAGACCCGGCCCGGTCAGCCCGAGGACCAGATCGCCTGGTGCTACGGCACCGCCGGGGTGGCCGTGGCGCTGCTGCCGGTGGCCGAGGCGCTGGGCGATGACTCGCTGCGCGCGCTGGCGATCGAGTCCTTCGAGGCCGTGCTCGGCCGCTTCGCCGAGCGCCCGGTGCGCTCCCCCACCTTCTGCCACGGCATCGCCGGACTGCTGGTGCTGTGCCTGGAGTTCGCCGCGCACGGCAGCCAGCTCGCCGCCGCCTGGACGCCCCGGTTGCTGGAGTCGCTGCTGGCCCAGGCCGATCCGGAGCTGCCGGTGCTGTTCCGCGACCAGGAGAAGCCCGGCGTCTTCGTGGACAGCCCCTCGCTGCTGTCCGGGTCGGCCGGGATCGCGCTGGCCCTGCTGGCCGCGACCGCGCCGCGCCGTCCGTCCTGGTTCCGCGCCTTCCTCACGAGGTGA
- a CDS encoding lantibiotic dehydratase translates to MTESRYRATDFYLVRAPALPAETFRELLAGEGTDEQRRDLAWTRLRELAATPGVRRALSVASTDLLDALDRLGPDGSGKKSRRAHSRLLRYLTRMSTRPTPFGAFSGIALGEFGEHTTLRLGAPAVHQARVRADMGWLLALIKDLEQDPGLRPHLRLVRNAAAHLSGDRLILPYADIYGSGDNRSVRVRATPAVTAVLRLAATPTPADALVAGLAQEFPEVAADRVAGLVEQLRELNFLISDLRPPQSSPFPEQHVAKRLTGIEAATATGEALREIIDLTHRAAASTDTAPLRELRAAQRALVPGHDSDTFQLDSTLDLRESGLGRAVGQAVAEAVDCLMRLAAALPGHNHHLVQYRDAFVERYGDQALVPVLEVLSPDTGLDAPYNYLEPPRATPVPHNTPEPSTVDYDRLLTEFAAQAWWSGAVSVELTDAWLDRIAPATGKSALGLYPALDVYAQLQLTDQDSRVDDGRWRLVLRELSLAYGGRTAGRFFDLLGEDALDHLREHTRRMTSLQPEAVHAELCFLPTSGRAANVAFRPLLHEYEVPVNATPSARSERTISLADLHVGVAGNRFYLWSRTLGREVVVSQGHMLGPHLGPNAARFVLEVSQDGYAMPTGFRWGPLEDLPFLPRVTRGNVVLRPAQWTLRGADVTGDFPAALAEWRQRWRVPRYVYLVDEDNRLLLDLDHPLGLDELAGDFRDGQGQAVLHEMLPAFDDLWLSDVDGAKYLEEIVVPLVAHSAADTARSPVPLSGRLESITEVGASRSLRRRHLPGEEWAYLKVYAAFNRHDEIIAGGLREHIAALRAQGLIDRWFYLRYADPQPHLRIRCRAADPDAATEVLHRLMAWGREVVASDLAFDTGVATYLPEIERYGGPRTFEAVEDLFTVNSDVTADLVALLQEKEPKLRPDFVAIATVDTLYRQWGLAPRERPALIPPVTETEAVRKEFHAHRDYLGELVLPWDFRPHEEGRAHHELINEILAPQAGAVAAAAAAVRAAIDGDTLWGTEATVLGSLAHMQINRLLPVDLLREQHCYALWRHILRAVGGRPAHLRKES, encoded by the coding sequence ATGACCGAGTCCCGTTACCGCGCGACCGACTTCTACCTGGTGCGCGCGCCCGCACTGCCCGCGGAGACCTTCCGCGAACTGCTGGCGGGCGAGGGCACCGACGAACAGCGCCGCGACCTGGCCTGGACCCGGCTGCGCGAGCTGGCCGCGACGCCGGGGGTGCGCCGGGCGCTGTCGGTGGCCAGCACCGATCTGCTGGACGCGCTGGACCGGCTCGGCCCCGACGGCTCCGGCAAGAAGAGCAGGCGGGCGCACTCCCGGCTGCTGCGCTACCTGACCAGGATGTCCACCCGCCCCACCCCGTTCGGCGCCTTCTCCGGCATCGCGCTGGGTGAGTTCGGCGAGCACACCACGCTGCGGCTCGGGGCGCCCGCGGTGCACCAGGCCAGGGTGCGGGCCGACATGGGCTGGCTGCTGGCGCTGATCAAGGACCTGGAGCAGGATCCGGGGCTGCGTCCGCATCTGCGGCTGGTCCGCAACGCCGCCGCGCACCTGAGCGGGGACCGGCTGATCCTGCCCTACGCCGACATCTACGGCAGCGGCGACAACCGCAGCGTGCGGGTGCGGGCCACGCCCGCGGTCACCGCGGTGCTGCGGCTGGCCGCCACCCCGACCCCGGCCGACGCGCTGGTGGCCGGACTCGCCCAGGAGTTCCCCGAGGTGGCCGCGGACCGGGTCGCCGGGCTGGTGGAACAGTTGCGGGAACTGAACTTCCTGATCAGCGACCTGCGCCCGCCGCAGTCCAGTCCGTTCCCGGAACAGCACGTGGCCAAGCGGCTCACCGGGATCGAGGCGGCCACGGCCACCGGCGAGGCGCTGCGGGAGATCATCGACCTGACCCACCGGGCCGCCGCCTCGACCGATACCGCGCCGCTGCGGGAGTTGCGGGCCGCCCAGCGGGCGCTGGTGCCCGGCCACGACAGCGACACCTTCCAGCTGGACTCCACGCTGGACCTGCGGGAGTCCGGGCTCGGCCGCGCGGTCGGGCAGGCGGTGGCCGAGGCGGTGGACTGCCTGATGCGGCTGGCCGCCGCGCTGCCGGGACACAACCACCACCTGGTGCAGTACCGGGACGCCTTCGTCGAACGCTACGGCGACCAGGCCCTGGTGCCGGTGCTGGAGGTGCTCAGTCCGGACACCGGCCTGGACGCGCCGTACAACTACCTCGAACCACCGAGGGCCACCCCGGTGCCGCACAACACCCCTGAACCGTCCACAGTGGACTACGACCGGCTGCTGACCGAGTTCGCCGCGCAGGCCTGGTGGTCCGGTGCGGTCTCGGTGGAACTCACCGACGCCTGGCTGGACCGGATCGCCCCGGCCACCGGGAAGTCCGCGCTGGGCCTCTATCCCGCGCTGGACGTCTACGCCCAGCTCCAGCTCACCGACCAGGACAGCCGGGTGGACGACGGGCGGTGGCGGCTGGTGCTGCGCGAACTCAGCCTGGCCTACGGCGGGCGCACCGCGGGGCGCTTCTTCGACCTGCTCGGCGAGGACGCCCTGGACCACCTGCGCGAGCACACCCGCCGGATGACGAGCCTGCAACCCGAGGCGGTGCACGCCGAACTGTGCTTCCTGCCCACCAGCGGACGGGCGGCCAACGTGGCGTTCCGGCCGTTGCTGCACGAGTACGAGGTGCCGGTCAACGCCACCCCATCGGCCCGGTCCGAACGCACCATCAGCCTGGCCGATCTGCATGTCGGGGTGGCCGGGAACCGGTTCTACCTGTGGTCGCGCACCCTGGGCCGGGAGGTGGTGGTCTCGCAGGGGCACATGCTCGGCCCGCACCTGGGTCCCAACGCGGCCCGGTTCGTGCTGGAGGTCTCCCAGGACGGCTACGCCATGCCCACCGGATTCCGCTGGGGTCCCTTGGAGGACCTGCCGTTCCTGCCCAGGGTCACCCGCGGCAACGTGGTGCTGCGGCCCGCCCAGTGGACGCTGCGCGGCGCGGATGTCACCGGGGATTTCCCGGCCGCCCTCGCCGAATGGCGGCAGCGCTGGCGGGTGCCGCGGTATGTCTACCTGGTGGATGAGGACAACCGGCTGCTGCTGGACCTGGACCATCCGCTGGGCCTGGACGAGCTGGCCGGTGACTTCCGGGACGGGCAGGGTCAGGCGGTGCTGCACGAGATGCTGCCGGCCTTCGACGACCTTTGGCTGTCCGATGTGGACGGTGCCAAGTACCTGGAGGAGATCGTGGTGCCGCTGGTGGCACATTCGGCCGCGGACACCGCGCGCAGCCCGGTGCCGCTTTCCGGCAGGCTGGAGTCGATCACCGAGGTCGGCGCCAGCCGCAGCCTGCGGCGACGGCATCTGCCCGGTGAGGAATGGGCCTACCTCAAGGTGTACGCCGCCTTCAACCGGCACGATGAGATCATCGCCGGTGGACTGCGCGAGCACATCGCGGCCCTGCGCGCACAGGGTCTGATCGACCGCTGGTTCTACCTGAGGTACGCCGATCCGCAGCCACACCTGCGGATCCGCTGCCGGGCGGCCGATCCGGACGCGGCCACCGAGGTGCTGCACCGGCTGATGGCCTGGGGCCGCGAGGTGGTGGCGAGCGATCTGGCCTTCGACACCGGGGTGGCCACCTACCTGCCGGAGATCGAGCGCTACGGCGGACCGCGGACCTTCGAGGCGGTGGAGGACCTGTTCACCGTCAACAGCGATGTCACCGCCGACCTCGTCGCCCTGTTGCAGGAGAAAGAACCCAAGCTGCGCCCCGATTTCGTGGCCATCGCCACGGTGGACACGCTGTACCGGCAGTGGGGCCTGGCGCCGCGGGAGCGGCCGGCGCTGATCCCGCCGGTGACCGAGACCGAGGCGGTGCGCAAGGAGTTCCACGCCCACCGCGACTACCTGGGCGAACTGGTGCTGCCCTGGGACTTCCGACCGCACGAGGAAGGCCGGGCGCACCACGAGTTGATCAACGAGATCCTCGCCCCGCAGGCCGGCGCGGTGGCCGCGGCCGCGGCGGCGGTGCGCGCGGCGATCGACGGGGACACCTTGTGGGGCACCGAGGCCACCGTGCTCGGCAGCCTGGCGCACATGCAGATCAACCGGTTGCTGCCGGTGGACCTGCTGCGGGAGCAGCACTGCTACGCGCTGTGGCGGCACATCCTGCGCGCGGTCGGCGGTCGCCCGGCGCACCTCCGGAAGGAGTCCTGA
- a CDS encoding ABC transporter ATP-binding protein, which produces MPTASKKRVRDNDWLRIAAMLWRLSPVRVSALILVTFAVSVVPAVQLQLTASAVQSVADAVAAGGADGFTGRILVVGLLIAGVSVAAHLFGVWHQYLDSVLRLHLATAVGEQVMRKGTRMDLQDYENPESYDKLQRAFQESSGSNIHQLFADTLSFARELITIVSVSAVLFSWHPWIALLILLAPIPSALAQMWYGKKMYEIEYDRAADRRRLLYFQYLTTTDHTFKEVRLFQLGDFFIGRYRELVQRFLKVDRSLNRRQSLAFGLLGMISVLAAGAALIYAMLATTRTGEIGQLAGYLQAIGVVQGSGHALLVGLAMLLQNKLFVSNLFELLDLPERQIRGGQRKFPAKLRTGIEFREVSFTYPGTTEQVLDRVSFTLPAGNCVALVGQNGAGKTTLVKLLTRLYEPTGGEILIDGVPIQEYDLTELRGNLGVIFQDYIRYEMSVRHNIGFGAVEQLADTGRVRAAAEASGADSIVDTLPDGYDAMLGRHFENGSQLSGGQWQKVALARAFMRGAPVVVLDEPTASIDAEAEAEIFGRFRTIASTSTSLLVAHRFSTVRIADRIIVIEGGRLIEQGTHSELMRQDGHYAYLFNLQAAGYQPEPATEAVRP; this is translated from the coding sequence ATGCCGACGGCGAGCAAGAAACGGGTGCGGGACAACGATTGGCTGCGCATCGCGGCGATGCTGTGGCGGCTGAGTCCGGTGCGGGTGAGCGCGCTGATCCTGGTCACCTTCGCGGTGTCGGTGGTGCCCGCGGTGCAGTTGCAGCTCACCGCGAGCGCGGTGCAGTCGGTGGCCGACGCGGTCGCCGCGGGCGGCGCCGACGGGTTCACCGGGCGGATCCTGGTGGTGGGCCTGCTGATCGCGGGGGTCAGCGTGGCCGCGCACCTGTTCGGGGTGTGGCACCAGTACCTGGACTCGGTGCTGCGCCTGCACCTGGCCACCGCGGTCGGCGAGCAGGTGATGCGCAAGGGCACCCGGATGGACCTGCAGGACTACGAGAACCCCGAGTCCTACGACAAGCTGCAGCGGGCCTTCCAGGAGAGCAGTGGGTCCAACATCCACCAGCTCTTCGCCGACACGCTCTCCTTCGCCCGCGAGCTGATCACCATCGTGTCGGTCTCCGCGGTGCTGTTCTCCTGGCACCCGTGGATCGCGCTGCTGATCCTGCTCGCGCCGATCCCCTCGGCGCTGGCGCAGATGTGGTACGGCAAGAAGATGTACGAGATCGAGTACGACCGGGCCGCGGACCGGCGGCGGCTGTTGTACTTCCAGTACCTCACCACCACCGACCACACCTTCAAGGAAGTCCGGCTGTTCCAGCTCGGCGACTTCTTCATCGGGCGCTACCGGGAACTCGTGCAGCGCTTCCTCAAGGTGGACCGCTCGCTCAACCGCAGGCAGTCGCTGGCCTTCGGACTGCTCGGCATGATCAGCGTGCTGGCCGCCGGCGCGGCGCTGATCTACGCGATGCTGGCCACCACGCGCACCGGCGAGATCGGTCAGCTCGCCGGCTACCTGCAGGCCATCGGTGTGGTGCAGGGATCGGGGCACGCGCTGCTGGTCGGGCTGGCCATGCTGTTGCAGAACAAGCTGTTCGTGAGCAACCTGTTCGAGCTGCTCGACCTGCCGGAGCGGCAGATCCGCGGCGGGCAACGGAAATTCCCGGCCAAGCTGCGTACCGGCATCGAGTTCCGGGAGGTCAGCTTCACCTATCCCGGCACCACCGAGCAGGTCCTCGATCGGGTCAGTTTCACCCTGCCAGCCGGGAACTGCGTGGCGCTGGTCGGGCAGAACGGGGCCGGCAAGACCACCCTGGTGAAGCTGCTGACCCGGCTGTACGAGCCGACCGGCGGGGAGATCCTGATCGACGGGGTGCCGATCCAGGAGTACGACCTGACCGAGCTGCGCGGCAACCTGGGGGTGATCTTCCAGGACTACATCCGGTACGAGATGAGCGTGCGGCACAACATCGGCTTCGGCGCGGTGGAACAACTGGCGGACACCGGCCGGGTCCGGGCAGCCGCCGAGGCCAGTGGCGCCGACTCCATTGTGGACACTCTGCCGGACGGTTACGACGCCATGCTGGGCCGCCACTTCGAGAACGGCAGTCAGCTCTCCGGCGGGCAGTGGCAGAAGGTCGCGCTGGCGCGGGCGTTCATGCGGGGCGCGCCGGTGGTGGTGCTGGACGAGCCGACCGCGTCCATCGACGCCGAGGCCGAGGCGGAGATCTTCGGGCGCTTCCGCACCATCGCCAGCACCTCGACGAGTTTGCTGGTGGCGCACCGGTTCTCCACCGTGCGGATCGCGGACCGGATCATCGTGATCGAGGGCGGCAGGCTGATCGAACAGGGCACCCACTCCGAGTTGATGCGCCAGGACGGGCACTACGCCTACCTGTTCAACCTGCAGGCCGCCGGGTACCAGCCAGAACCGGCCACCGAGGCGGTCCGGCCCTGA
- a CDS encoding LLM class flavin-dependent oxidoreductase: MRISLMVPVMPHEPEHLPAYAQLLLDSGAHRLWQGQSLAVETFQGFAYLAGQGLRVPVGTSVTLTALRHPYETALQARSLARLTGHDLVLGLGTGTPELVAALRGRPYGSPLTAARDQLTILRGLLDGKPVQHDGRYDSMHGGLPEFEHPPVSLGLGVLRPGMARVAGELADAAITWLTPPSYLGEVLVPELRAAAGAAGRAVPRVVTVVQVAVRRPGRDPHLVALNGSREHLAAPHYTDMLRQAGLRVHPSQVPLSARALVHSGTFVTGTLEEIAEGLDRYRAAGVDEVVLNTAGVHLTEGRAAALADLGELLPALAG, encoded by the coding sequence ATGAGGATCTCGCTGATGGTGCCGGTCATGCCGCACGAACCCGAACATCTGCCCGCCTACGCCCAGCTGCTGCTCGACTCCGGCGCGCACCGGCTGTGGCAGGGCCAGTCGCTGGCCGTGGAGACCTTCCAGGGCTTCGCCTACCTGGCCGGGCAGGGCCTGCGGGTGCCGGTCGGCACCAGTGTCACCCTCACCGCCCTGCGCCACCCCTACGAGACGGCGCTCCAGGCCCGTTCACTGGCCCGGTTGACCGGTCATGATCTGGTGCTGGGCCTGGGCACCGGCACCCCGGAACTGGTGGCCGCACTGCGCGGGCGGCCTTACGGCAGTCCGCTGACCGCGGCCCGCGACCAGCTCACCATCCTGCGCGGCCTCCTGGACGGCAAGCCGGTGCAACACGACGGCCGCTACGACTCGATGCACGGCGGGCTGCCGGAGTTCGAGCATCCGCCGGTGTCCCTGGGACTGGGGGTGTTGCGGCCCGGCATGGCCAGGGTGGCAGGCGAGCTGGCCGATGCCGCGATCACCTGGCTCACCCCGCCGTCCTACCTGGGCGAGGTGCTGGTGCCGGAGTTGCGGGCCGCGGCCGGGGCGGCAGGCCGGGCGGTGCCGAGAGTGGTGACGGTGGTGCAGGTCGCGGTGCGGCGGCCCGGCCGGGATCCACACCTGGTGGCGTTGAACGGATCCCGCGAGCACCTGGCCGCCCCGCACTACACGGACATGTTGCGGCAGGCCGGATTGCGGGTGCACCCCTCGCAGGTGCCGCTGAGCGCGCGGGCCCTGGTGCACTCGGGAACCTTCGTGACCGGCACCCTGGAGGAGATCGCCGAGGGCCTGGACCGGTACCGGGCGGCCGGGGTGGACGAGGTGGTGCTCAACACCGCCGGCGTGCACCTGACCGAGGGCCGGGCCGCGGCCCTGGCAGACCTGGGGGAACTGCTCCCCGCCCTGGCCGGATGA
- a CDS encoding TauD/TfdA family dioxygenase, with product MTALGLVPQRHDATAVADARTALAADGAVLLTGLPATADALVVAAASVLGPRLRQLFPLRERASRDGGPVDLHADSFNLTVDLAGIPTPRRDPDEDFVFVQCVEPSLTGGDSFLADAYRFVDEHATPELREFLTDVDVDLYGKWGAIRGVPALPRVARHVEYTRTGRRIVRRTDGAVPLHRDPGAEHADRMLAVFTEAVQQIQPGLPRFRPVAGEILVVDNYRCWHGRDPHPGDRLVRILTVRTADAR from the coding sequence ATGACCGCGCTCGGCCTTGTGCCGCAACGCCACGACGCCACCGCGGTGGCCGACGCCCGGACGGCCCTGGCCGCAGACGGCGCGGTCCTGCTCACCGGCCTGCCCGCCACCGCGGACGCCCTGGTCGTCGCGGCCGCCAGTGTCCTCGGCCCCCGCCTGCGCCAGCTCTTCCCGCTGCGCGAACGCGCGAGCCGGGACGGCGGCCCGGTGGACCTGCACGCGGACAGCTTCAACCTGACCGTGGACCTCGCGGGCATCCCCACCCCGCGCCGCGATCCGGATGAGGATTTCGTGTTCGTGCAATGCGTTGAGCCATCCCTCACCGGCGGTGACTCCTTCCTCGCCGACGCCTACCGCTTCGTCGACGAGCACGCCACCCCCGAGCTGCGCGAGTTCCTCACCGACGTGGACGTGGACCTCTACGGCAAGTGGGGCGCCATCCGCGGCGTGCCCGCGTTGCCCAGGGTGGCCCGGCACGTCGAGTACACCCGCACCGGCCGCCGGATCGTCCGCCGCACCGACGGCGCCGTGCCCCTGCACCGCGACCCGGGCGCCGAGCACGCCGACCGGATGCTGGCGGTCTTCACCGAGGCGGTGCAACAGATCCAGCCCGGCCTGCCCCGATTCCGGCCTGTCGCCGGGGAGATCCTGGTGGTGGACAACTACCGTTGCTGGCACGGCCGCGACCCGCACCCCGGTGACCGCCTGGTCCGGATCCTGACCGTGCGCACCGCCGACGCACGCTGA
- a CDS encoding MFS transporter, which translates to MLRDRAFLRLWTGTTASGLATWALPFILGLAVLDRSLTAVGLGVLLAARTVGFLIAVPLGGVLADRHSRRGVVLVSGLLAAAATPVIAWGLGDSLLLTATAAALLGAGQGACRPAFQALTAEVVHPDQRQQANAAMTLAVRVSTLLGPGLTALLATVLDLSVLLWGTALLWLIAALLPPRGAASGVPAERTHLVREFADGLREARRHPWFLAGLGALTAVIATGYSATGVALPLISRDRYGSELVLASALTGYTAGALIGALIIARWRPRAQGWAALAGLALYGLAPLSLIADVHPAVVIAAYVITGIGIELFNVPWFTATQREVDPRLLARVSSVDFLFSYGLAPVGLALIAPAIETFGVTAVLTGCAIVCFTAPALAALVPTARRFAR; encoded by the coding sequence GTGCTCCGGGACCGGGCCTTCCTGCGGCTGTGGACCGGGACGACCGCGTCCGGACTGGCCACCTGGGCACTGCCCTTCATCCTCGGCCTGGCCGTACTCGACCGCAGCCTGACCGCGGTCGGACTCGGCGTGCTGCTGGCCGCGCGCACCGTCGGCTTCCTGATCGCCGTGCCCCTGGGCGGCGTGCTCGCCGACCGGCATTCCCGGCGCGGCGTGGTGCTGGTCTCCGGCCTGCTCGCGGCCGCGGCCACCCCGGTGATCGCCTGGGGCCTCGGCGATTCCCTCCTGCTGACCGCGACCGCCGCGGCCCTGCTCGGCGCGGGCCAGGGCGCCTGCCGCCCCGCCTTCCAGGCGCTGACCGCCGAGGTCGTCCACCCCGATCAACGGCAGCAGGCCAACGCCGCGATGACCCTGGCGGTCCGGGTCAGCACCCTGCTCGGGCCGGGCCTGACCGCGTTGCTGGCCACCGTGCTGGACCTGTCCGTGCTGCTCTGGGGCACCGCGCTGCTGTGGCTGATCGCCGCCCTGCTGCCACCGCGCGGCGCGGCCTCCGGCGTCCCGGCGGAGCGCACGCACCTGGTCCGCGAGTTCGCCGACGGCCTGCGCGAGGCCCGCCGCCACCCCTGGTTCCTGGCCGGGCTGGGCGCGCTGACCGCGGTGATCGCCACCGGGTACTCCGCCACCGGCGTCGCACTCCCGTTGATCAGCCGGGACCGCTACGGCTCGGAACTGGTGCTGGCCTCGGCCCTGACCGGCTACACCGCGGGCGCATTGATCGGGGCGCTGATCATCGCCCGCTGGCGCCCCCGCGCCCAGGGCTGGGCCGCGCTGGCCGGACTCGCGTTGTACGGCCTGGCCCCGCTGAGCCTGATCGCCGACGTGCACCCCGCGGTCGTGATCGCCGCCTACGTGATCACCGGAATCGGGATCGAGTTGTTCAACGTGCCCTGGTTCACCGCGACCCAGCGCGAGGTCGACCCCCGCCTGCTCGCCCGAGTGTCCTCAGTGGACTTCCTGTTCTCCTACGGCCTCGCCCCCGTCGGCCTGGCCCTGATCGCCCCGGCCATCGAGACCTTCGGCGTGACCGCGGTCCTCACCGGCTGCGCGATCGTCTGCTTCACCGCCCCAGCCCTGGCCGCTCTCGTCCCCACCGCCCGGAGGTTCGCCCGATGA
- a CDS encoding ABC transporter substrate-binding protein — protein sequence MFHRARLGCALAAAVAVASCATPANDPAAGQAPVTVSSCGQQLRFERAPQRAVTLEQSSTETLLALGLGERMAGTAYRAGKILPEYQAAYDKVPVLNAKALSGEQLRAAAPDLVVSSFASNFTKDKVGTRPELQALGLPSYVSAVDCPEHEPGLTPFERLFRDYENYGKVFGVADRAAALIAQQREVLKKAGEVRAGRSGKPTVVYLYSVFKGLPYVAGHNGMPSDMSRILGAPNAFDDINEDWPEISWEEIVKRDPTVIVVGDLSDRGAPGDSSAEKIKMMREHPVVSQLTAVRQNRIIDVPGIELDPTVRSANTLRLVGEGLKALGV from the coding sequence TTGTTCCACCGCGCCCGCCTGGGTTGCGCACTCGCCGCCGCGGTCGCGGTGGCCTCCTGCGCTACTCCCGCCAACGACCCGGCCGCAGGTCAGGCCCCGGTCACCGTGTCCAGCTGCGGGCAGCAGCTGCGCTTCGAACGCGCCCCGCAACGGGCGGTGACGCTGGAGCAGTCCTCCACCGAGACGCTGCTCGCGCTGGGCCTTGGCGAGCGGATGGCGGGCACGGCCTACCGGGCCGGGAAGATCCTGCCCGAGTACCAGGCCGCCTACGACAAGGTGCCGGTGCTCAACGCCAAGGCGCTCAGCGGCGAGCAGCTGCGGGCGGCCGCGCCGGACCTGGTGGTGAGTTCCTTCGCCAGCAACTTCACCAAGGACAAGGTGGGCACCCGGCCGGAGTTGCAGGCGCTGGGACTCCCTTCCTATGTCAGCGCGGTGGACTGCCCGGAGCACGAGCCGGGCCTGACCCCGTTCGAGCGGTTGTTCCGGGACTACGAGAACTACGGCAAGGTCTTCGGGGTGGCCGACCGGGCAGCCGCGCTGATCGCCCAGCAGCGCGAGGTGCTCAAGAAGGCCGGGGAGGTGCGCGCGGGGCGCAGTGGCAAGCCGACCGTGGTGTACCTGTACTCGGTGTTCAAGGGCCTGCCCTATGTCGCAGGGCACAACGGGATGCCGAGCGACATGAGCCGGATCCTGGGCGCCCCCAACGCTTTCGACGACATCAACGAGGATTGGCCGGAGATCTCCTGGGAGGAGATCGTCAAGCGCGATCCCACGGTGATCGTGGTCGGCGATCTCTCCGACCGCGGCGCGCCGGGTGACAGCTCCGCGGAGAAGATCAAGATGATGCGGGAGCACCCGGTGGTGTCCCAGCTGACCGCGGTGCGGCAGAACCGGATCATCGACGTGCCCGGCATCGAACTCGACCCGACCGTGCGCAGTGCGAACACGCTGCGGCTGGTGGGCGAGGGGCTGAAGGCGCTCGGTGTCTGA